Part of the Mycolicibacterium mageritense genome is shown below.
CGTACCGCCGCCTGGGTGCCGATTCGGTTGTGGCCGTGCGATCTTCGGCAACCGGAGAGGACGGGCGCGACGCCTCGTTCGCGGGGATGAATCGCACAGTTACCAACGTGGTGGGCGAGGCAGCCCTCCTCGAGGCCGTGACACAGTGCTGGTCGTCGCTGTTCACGCCGCGCGTCCTGACGTATCGGGCCAGCCGTGGATTCACCGCTCCTCCGGCGATGGCCGTGGTCGTTCAACAGATGATCGCTGCCGAGCAAGCCGGAGTTGCGTTCACAAGCGATCCGAGCACGGGCAATGGCGACCATGTCGTCATCGAGGCCGCGTTCGGCCAGGGTGAGGTGGTGGTGTCCGGCAAGGTTCAACCAGACACATACGTAGTCGACAAGCAGACCCTGCAGGTTCTCGACGCCCGCATCGGGTTCAAGGCCATCAAGATCGTCCGGGATCCGGAGGGGCACGACGCGATGATCGAATTGGCTCCCCCGGAAGCCCAGTCACGGGTTCTGGATGACGAAACTCTACGCCGAATCACGCAGCTGGCGATCGCGGCAGAAGAGCACAACGGCTGTCCGCAGGATGTCGAGTGGGCCATCGCTGCCGGCAAGGTGTGGCTGGTGCAGGCCCGGCCCATCACGACGCTGGCCGCGCCCAGCCAGGACCAAGAACCCAGCGTGCTTGCCCGCGGGCTTCCGGCCGCACCGGGTAGCGCCTCCGGCAACGTGCGGGTCTTACGTACACCCGAGGACGGGGAGCGCCTGCTCGACGGTGAGATTCTCGTGGCGCCGACGACGAATCCGGACTGGCTGCCAACCATTCGCCGCGCCGCGGCGGTGGTGACCGAATCCGGTGGGATGACATGCCATGCCGCCATCGTGGCCCGGGAGCTGGGCGTGCCGTGCGTGGTGGGCGTCCGTTCGGCCACCACGATCCTGCACGACGGCGCGACGGTGACGGTCGACGGCACCCGCGGACAGGTGACTGCAGGCAGTATGGCACCGTCCCGGTCGACCGTGTCCGAGCGGGTGGAGCTGTCACTCCCCCGTGGCGAAGTCACGGGGACCAAGATCTATGTGAATCTCGCGATGCCGGAGTCCGCGGAAGCCGTCGCAGCCCAGGACGTCGATGGTGTTGGCCTGCTCCGTGCTGAATTCATGCTCGCACAAGCTCTTTCAGGACGGCACCCACGGGACTTGATCGCACACGGTGAACAAGAGCATCTCATCGAGGCCGTGGCAGGCGCTGTCGATCGCATCGCTGCGGCCTTCGCACCGAGGCCCGTGATCTACCGGACGATGGACTTCCGCACCAACGAGTTTCGCGGATTGCGCGGCGGCAAGGCGTACGAACCGGTC
Proteins encoded:
- the ppsA gene encoding phosphoenolpyruvate synthase, which produces MHDDAYVRDIATLRITDAEEAGGKGANLGELVAAGLPAPPGFVLMRSSYQDSMRAGGIDTELAVLHAEALADAADTARLSELCRHMQSLVTKVGVCHPVRDATLAAYRRLGADSVVAVRSSATGEDGRDASFAGMNRTVTNVVGEAALLEAVTQCWSSLFTPRVLTYRASRGFTAPPAMAVVVQQMIAAEQAGVAFTSDPSTGNGDHVVIEAAFGQGEVVVSGKVQPDTYVVDKQTLQVLDARIGFKAIKIVRDPEGHDAMIELAPPEAQSRVLDDETLRRITQLAIAAEEHNGCPQDVEWAIAAGKVWLVQARPITTLAAPSQDQEPSVLARGLPAAPGSASGNVRVLRTPEDGERLLDGEILVAPTTNPDWLPTIRRAAAVVTESGGMTCHAAIVARELGVPCVVGVRSATTILHDGATVTVDGTRGQVTAGSMAPSRSTVSERVELSLPRGEVTGTKIYVNLAMPESAEAVAAQDVDGVGLLRAEFMLAQALSGRHPRDLIAHGEQEHLIEAVAGAVDRIAAAFAPRPVIYRTMDFRTNEFRGLRGGKAYEPVEHNPMIGYRGCYRYVKEPDLFALELTALARVREHSPNVHVMIPFVRTRWELEECLTLIDASPLGHQRGLHRWVMAEVPSVVHWLPEYIGLGIDGVSIGSNDLTQLMLGVDRDSDICAELFDESDPAVLDAIGQIVTTANRRGITSSLCGQAPSTKPAFAEHLVRMGITSVSVNPDAAAAARRVVAAAERRLLLDSVR